The Terriglobia bacterium nucleotide sequence ACCGAGGTCGGCCGCTCTACGTCATCTCGCAGGTCCAGGACATCTCGGAGCGGAAGGAGATGGCGGCACGCCTCGATTTCCTGCTCGATCACGATTTCCTGACCGGTCTCTTCAATCGTCGTCGGTTCGAGCAGGAGCTGGCCCGGGAGGTCGAGCGGGCCTCGCGCTACGGCGCCAAGGGCGCCGTGCTCATGATCGATCTGGACAACTTCAAGGACGTCAACGACGCCTTCGGCCACAAGGCCGGCGACGATCTCCTCAAGGGCGTCGCCGGCGCGCTGAGGCATCGGGTGCGCCAAACGGACGTCCTGGCGCGGGTGGGAGGGGACGAGTTCGCCGCGCTGCTGCCGGAGACGGATGCCGACCAGGCCCAGATCGTGGCCGACGGGATCGTCAGAACCCTGCGGCAGAACGTCGCGGTCCTCGGCGAGCAATCGATCCGCGCCACGGCCAGCGTCGGGGTCGCCCTGTTCGACGGCCTGAGTGCCGCGGAGGTGCTGGCCTTCGCCGACCTCTCGATGTACGAAGCGAAACAGGCGGGTCGGAATCGAGTCGCGATGTACCGCCCGAGCGGGGGGCACCGCGAGCACGTGTCGGCGCGGCTCGCCGAGGCGGAGCTGGTCCGCAACGCCTTGGAGGAGGATCGCTTCATCCTCTACTGCCAGCCGATCGTCGACCTGAAGCGGAACGAGGTGCTCCAGTACGAGCTGTTGCTCAGGCTCCGCGGCGACGAGGGGCGCGAGCCGCTCCAGCCCAGCTCGTTTCTCTATGTCGCCGAGCGGTTCGGCCTGATCCAGGAGATCGACTGCTGGGTCGCGCGCCAGGCGGTCGCGCTGATCGCCGAGCACGCGCGCGCGGGCCGCAAGCTCGTGCTCCACGTCAACCTCTCGGGGAAGTCTATCGGCGATCCCAACGTGGCCGCTCTCGCCGAGAAGGCGATCGCGGACGCGGACATCGATCCCGCCTGTCTCGTCTTCGAGCTGACGGAGACGACGGCGATCGCCAACATCGAGGAGGCGAAGGCGTTCGCCCATCGTCTGCGCGCCCGCGGTTGCCGGTTCGCACTCGACGACTTCGGCGCGGGTTTCGGCTCCTTCTACTACCTCAAGTCCCTGCCTTTCGACTACTTCAAGATCGACGGCGACTTCATCCGAGGCATCGTCGCGAGTCCCATGGACCAGCTCGTGGTCGGGGCCATCGTCGGCATCGCCAAGGGAATGGGCAAGAAGACGATCGCCGAGTTCGTCGCGGACGACGAAACCGCCCAGCTGCTCGAGAGGAGCGGCGTCGACTACGGGCAGGGCTACCACCTCGGCCGTCCGGGACCCGTGAGAGACGTTCTACCGTCGACGTGAGGCGGCGCGCTCCCGGAGGGAGCATGACGTCGCCTCCCCCGCCTACGTGGTCGGGTTCGGTGGCGCTCGCCTGACCCTGTGGCGTGACGCCGCCACCTGGAAGAGAATTCCGTCCGCCGCCGATCCCCGGGAGGGATCCGGCAATGGGAGGTGTCGCGTGATCGCGGTCGAAGGCCTGACCAAACGTTTCGTGGACCGGGACGCGGTCGCCAACGTGTCCTTCTTCGTGCCGGAGGGGGAGGTGCTCGGCTTCCTCGGCCCCAACGGCGCCGGCAAGACGACCACCATGCGGATGATCACCGGCTTCCTGCCGGCGACGTCCGGCAGCGTCCGCGTCGCCGGGATCGACCTCGCGCGCGACCCCCTCGGCGTGCGGGCCCGGATCGGCTACCTCCCCGAGAACGTGGCGCTCTACCCCGAGATGCGGGTCTCGGAGTACCTGCGCTTCCGGGCCGCCATCGAGGGGGTGCCGCGGAAGGATGTCGCCGCGCGGGTCGACGACGCCTCCGGCCGCACGATGATCGGCGACGTGCGGCGTCAGCTGATCGGCACTCTCTCGAAGGGTTACCGCCAGCGCGTCGGCCTCGCCAGCACGCTCTTGCACCGACCGCCGGTGCTGATCCTCGACGAGCCGACGGTGGGGCTCGACCCGCGCCAGATCGTCAACATCCGCGAGCTGATCGTCGCGCTGGGGAAGGACCACACGGTGATCCTCTCGACGCACATCCTCCCCGAGGTCGAGCAGGTGTGCCGACGGGTGCTGATCATCGACGAGGGCAAGCTGATCGCCGACGGCACGCCGGAGCAGCTGCGCACCGGCCTCGCCGGCGCCGCCGAGGTGGTCACGGAGCTCGACGCCCCCGAGGCGGACGCCCGCGCCGCGCTCGAGCGGCTCCCCGGCGTCGGCGCCGTGCGCGCGGACGGCCCCGGCCGATTCCGCCTCTCGGTCGAGGGGGGCGGCGACCTGCGCCGCGCGGTGTTCTCCCTCGCGGTCGAGAAAGGATGGGTGCTGCTCGAGCTGAGCCAAACCGTTCCGTCGCTCGAGGACATCTTCCTGCGCCTGACCACCCGCGACGCCGCGGCGCCCGAGGCGGCGGCGGAGGTGGCCCGTGCGTAAGAGCCTGGCACTCGTCCGGCGCGAGCTCACGGCGTACTTCTCGTCGCCGCTCGCCTACGTGGTGCTGACCGCGTTCCTGTTCTTCAACGGGTACGTGTTCTGGCTGATCATCGCATTCCTCAACGACCCGCGCACGCAGGCGATGGCGCCGCTCAGGCTGATGTTCGGCGGCACGCTCTTCTTCTGGCTGCTCCTGCTGTTCGTGGTGCCGGTGATCACCATGCGGCTGCTCGCCGAGGAGCGCCGCACCGGCACCCTAGAGGTGCTGCTCACCTCGCCGGTGAGCGAGGGCCAGGTGGTGATCGCGAAGTTCGTCGCGGCGCTGATCTTCTACCTGTTCCTCTGGCTACCGACGGTGGTCTACGTGCTCATCCTCGGCAGCTACTCGAGCATCGACCCGGGGCCGGTGGGAGCGGGCTACCTGGGCATCGCTCTCTTGGGCGTCCTGTTCGCCGCCATCGGTTTGCTGACCTCGGCGCTCACGCGGAACCAGATCGTCGCCGCGATCTTCGCGTTCGCGCTCCTGATGGTGCTGTTCTCGATCGGGCTGCTCGAGCAGCTCGCCACATCTCCGTCGCTCAAGAGCGCGCTCTCCTACATGAACCTCTGGGACCACATGGACGACTTCGCGCGCGGCCTCGTCGACACCCGCCACGTCGTCTACGACCTCAGCCTCGCAGGGCTGTTCCTCTTCCTCGCGACCAAGGCCCTCGAGGCCAAGAAGTGGAGGTGAGCGGTGAAGAAGGAGACCGTCGTCACCACCTCGGCGACCGCCGTCGCCGTCGTCCTCGCCGTCGTCCTCACCGGGATGGTCAACTGGCTCGGCTTCCGCCACTACGCGCGCGGCGACTGGACGAGGTCGCGGATCTACTCCCTCTCCGGGAAGACCCTGGGCGTGCTCAAGGGGGTCGCCTCCGAGGTCGACGCGGTCGTCTTCATGACCCCGTCGACGCCGCTCTACGCCGAGGTCAAGGAGCTGCTCGAGCGCTACCAGGCCGAGGCGCCGAAGCTGAAGGTCGAGTTCATCGATCCCGAGCGCGACCCGCTCCGGACCCGCAAGCTCGTCCAGGACTTCGGCGTTTCCGCCCCCAACACGGTGGTGTTCTCGTCCGCCGGCCGGAAGAAGTACGTGACCTCCGACGAGCTCGCCGATTACGACTATTCCGGGATGCAGCTCGGGCAGCAGCCCAGGATGACGGGGTTCAAGGGCGAGGAGCAGTTCACCGCCGCGATCCTGGGGGTCGCGAACCCGAAGCAGCCGAAGATCTACTTCTCGACCGGCCACGGGGAGCGCGATCTCGGCGGGACGGCGGAGGACGGCCTCTCGCAGTTCAAGGAGGCGCTCAAGCGGGACAACCTCGACGCCGGGACCGTCAGCCTGCTCAAGGGGAAGGTGCCGGCCGACTGCGACCTCTTGGTGATCGCCGGCCCCGGCGCGCCGTTCGCCGATCTCGAGCGCGCGGCCGTCAGGGCGTACCTCGATCGGGGGGGGCGCGTGCTGATCCTGCTCGACCCGGTGCTCGGGGCGAAGGCCCGACCCTCGGGGCTCGAGGACCTCGTCAAGGCCTACGGCGTGCAGTTCGACGACGACCTCGTCGTCGATCCCGACAAGGCGGTGCCGTTCG carries:
- a CDS encoding EAL domain-containing protein is translated as MSVEDPFAAQAAALRQFDEAILSARTQLEEYVAAWIADLTSARASQPQEIDDSITARLAEAEGRLDHLRDALRDGPAALGARVQSSEAARTVALRDLRRTVEEHEEAGRVLAAANVELRGQIADRERLETERRGADQDLQEIQARFENAFASAPIGMALVDMEGRWLQVNDALCRITGHTRAALKATTLPAITFPDDIDCDADALRDLLAGRVPSYQAEKRYRHAWGHYLWVMLTVSLVRDHRGRPLYVISQVQDISERKEMAARLDFLLDHDFLTGLFNRRRFEQELAREVERASRYGAKGAVLMIDLDNFKDVNDAFGHKAGDDLLKGVAGALRHRVRQTDVLARVGGDEFAALLPETDADQAQIVADGIVRTLRQNVAVLGEQSIRATASVGVALFDGLSAAEVLAFADLSMYEAKQAGRNRVAMYRPSGGHREHVSARLAEAELVRNALEEDRFILYCQPIVDLKRNEVLQYELLLRLRGDEGREPLQPSSFLYVAERFGLIQEIDCWVARQAVALIAEHARAGRKLVLHVNLSGKSIGDPNVAALAEKAIADADIDPACLVFELTETTAIANIEEAKAFAHRLRARGCRFALDDFGAGFGSFYYLKSLPFDYFKIDGDFIRGIVASPMDQLVVGAIVGIAKGMGKKTIAEFVADDETAQLLERSGVDYGQGYHLGRPGPVRDVLPST
- a CDS encoding ABC transporter ATP-binding protein, whose translation is MIAVEGLTKRFVDRDAVANVSFFVPEGEVLGFLGPNGAGKTTTMRMITGFLPATSGSVRVAGIDLARDPLGVRARIGYLPENVALYPEMRVSEYLRFRAAIEGVPRKDVAARVDDASGRTMIGDVRRQLIGTLSKGYRQRVGLASTLLHRPPVLILDEPTVGLDPRQIVNIRELIVALGKDHTVILSTHILPEVEQVCRRVLIIDEGKLIADGTPEQLRTGLAGAAEVVTELDAPEADARAALERLPGVGAVRADGPGRFRLSVEGGGDLRRAVFSLAVEKGWVLLELSQTVPSLEDIFLRLTTRDAAAPEAAAEVARA
- a CDS encoding ABC transporter permease; this translates as MRKSLALVRRELTAYFSSPLAYVVLTAFLFFNGYVFWLIIAFLNDPRTQAMAPLRLMFGGTLFFWLLLLFVVPVITMRLLAEERRTGTLEVLLTSPVSEGQVVIAKFVAALIFYLFLWLPTVVYVLILGSYSSIDPGPVGAGYLGIALLGVLFAAIGLLTSALTRNQIVAAIFAFALLMVLFSIGLLEQLATSPSLKSALSYMNLWDHMDDFARGLVDTRHVVYDLSLAGLFLFLATKALEAKKWR
- a CDS encoding GldG family protein, with the translated sequence MKKETVVTTSATAVAVVLAVVLTGMVNWLGFRHYARGDWTRSRIYSLSGKTLGVLKGVASEVDAVVFMTPSTPLYAEVKELLERYQAEAPKLKVEFIDPERDPLRTRKLVQDFGVSAPNTVVFSSAGRKKYVTSDELADYDYSGMQLGQQPRMTGFKGEEQFTAAILGVANPKQPKIYFSTGHGERDLGGTAEDGLSQFKEALKRDNLDAGTVSLLKGKVPADCDLLVIAGPGAPFADLERAAVRAYLDRGGRVLILLDPVLGAKARPSGLEDLVKAYGVQFDDDLVVDPDKAVPFVGLSTVFADEFRSHPVVDSMKGLAVVLPVTRSVTTATADGATSTQLLTTSAGGWGERDLAAVEAGRGIKKDPTDVQGPVPLGVAAESAKDRKNGFRLVAFGNSYFVSNGEVSNAGNLNLALNSVNWLARREESLGIAPRAPEQVQLLLSRGQMRSITLISLLGLPGMAIVLGAAVWWRRRR